The Desulfuromonas thiophila genome contains the following window.
GGCTCTCGATCTGCTTTTTGCCGCCGAGGTGAACAGTGATTGCACCCGCCCTGACACCACCTGAAAAAATCGTTGCACCGCAAACCTGCTTCCATGTCTGGCGCCTAGGCATGACCGGCCGGACGGCCCTGGTCATCGCCCTGCTGGTTGTGCTGCCGCAGGCCTTCATTGCCTGGCTGATTGAAACCGGCAGCCTGCCGCCCGGTAAAAACTACTTCTTCACCGTTCCGCTTCTTGTCGCCATCCTCATCCTGCCGCTGGCCCGCTGCCTGGCCTATTTCCTCGTCAATCGCGATCTGCAGGTGGTCAACCGCTTCTGTCAGGAAATCCAGCAGGGCAACTACGGGGTACGGTTCGACCTGCCCAACGAGGGGGAAGACGAGGACGCCTTCATCGTGCTGCAACGCAATCTCTCGCGCATGAGCCGCGATCTGTCCCTGCGCCGGGAGGCGACATTCCAGCACTTCCGCGCCATGGCGGAAGAGGCCAGTACCGATCCCCTTACCGGTCTCTACAACCGCCGCTTTCTCGAACAGCTGTACGGCCGCTGCGGTCCCGGCTTCTGCGCCGAAGGCGCACAGATCAGTGCCCTCTGCATTGACTGCGACCGCTTCAAACAGGTCAACGACAGCCTTGGCCACCATGTCGGCGACCGGTTGCTGCGCGATCTGGCACAGTGCATTCTCGGCGCCATCCGCGAGGGCCGCGACATTCCCCTGCGTCTTGGCGGCGACGAATTCGCCGTGCTGCTGCCACACGCCAATCTTGATCAGGCGGAAAAGATCGCTCACCGCATCCGCCAGCTGTACCACCAGGTCAAGGTGCCCATGACCTCCCTGTCCATCGGTATTGCCGCCACGGCCTGCCAGCCCGGCAGCTGCCGCGAGCGACTCGATGCCCTGATCCGCGCCGCCGATGCCCAGGCCTATCAGGTCAAAAGGCGTGGCGGCGACGGTGTCGCCCGCCCGGCCGCCGAAGCGCTGGACTGAGCAGGGCTGTCACCAGCAAAACAGGCCCAGACTGATCAGCAGCGGAAACAGCAGCGTCAGCTGCCAGTCGCGTTTTGTCAGCCGTCGGCTGGCGGGTTCACGCACCAGCAGCCAGGCCAGCACCAGCCCGCAGATCACCACCAGCCCCGGCACGAAGCACTCGCCGATCTGGGCCAGCAGCAGGGCCAGCCACAGTCCCGCCGGGGCCAGGTGCAGGCGCGGCCGCCAGCCGGGCAGCGGCAGTGTCGGGCCGGGGCGCAGCTCCAGCCGCGCCAGGGCGGCGCCGAGCAGGGCCACCACAAAGGCGTCGGTCACGCCGAACAGAGGCAGGGGCAGCGGCGTCCCCGGCAGCAGCGCCTTGACCAGCAGGCCATCGGCCAAAGGCGGTGGTCCCTGGCGGCCGGTCTGGTAATAGGTGCCAATCTGCTCGACGGCGATGGCCGTCGGTCCCTTGCGGATGCTGCACAGATCGGCCCAGGCGGCCACCACGCACACTGGCGCCAGCTCGGCCGGCCGCCGCAGGCCACGGGCCGTCAATTGTCCCAGCAACGCCGCCGCCAGCAGAAGCAGGCCGGAATGCAGCAGCGCCGCCAGCGGGCCGGGGCCGCCGTCCGGCCGGATCAGCAGGCCGGGCAGCAGCAGGGCCAGGCTCGCCACCAGCAGCCAGCGCTGCCGGCCGTCGCCCCGGATTTCAAGGGAGCGCAGGGCGTCGGCCAGCCGCGTCGTCAGGGTCAGCAGCAGGGCCGCCAGCAGCACCAGGGTTGCCGTGCCGCCCGACCAGGGCAGCTGGCCGAACAACCAGCCGCCCAGGGGCACAAGTGCCAGCAACAGCAGAACTCTAAGCATGAGGTTTCCTTTCCCGGCCGTCGCCGCCCGGAAAGGGCCGCTGGCGCTGGCTGGACTGTCAGACGATGGCCGCGACACCACCGTGGCCGAGGTTTCGCGCCGCCGGCGAGCATAGCGGAAAAAAACGCCCGTTTTCGTGACCTGGATCACAAGAAGACCGCCGAAATCTCCGTCCGACGCATGAATAGCTGCGTGATTCCATGATGTTGCAACTTTTTTGGGCAATGTGCAGGAAAAATGCATGTCTGTGCTTCTGGTCACATTTTTTATCTGCTGGCTGGGTTACAGTGCCTGACGTGACAGGGATTGTCAGCCACGACGGATGGGGCCGGTGCCCTCCAGCGCCCAGGTGAATCCCCAGACCCGATTCGCAAAGCCAGGGCCATGTGATGATACTGATAATGCTATTCAGTATCTTGTAAAAGCTGAAACACGCAGCTGGCCTGCATTGGTCGCCATGTTCAGAGAAGGAGGACGTTTTCCGTGCTCAGCCAGTTGCCCCGCGATGACCGCCTCGATCCGGTCAAGACCAAGCTCAACGATCTGGTGGAAGAGGTTTTCAGGCATGACGGTTACGGCCGTATCGAGGTGGATATGCGCTTTCTGCGTCGTGGCCAGAAGGAAATCATCCTGCGCTGCGGTAAGGAGTACCGCTTCGTGGTGGATTTTGTGGAAGAGGCGTGAACAGCGCCGGAGGCTAAGTGAAAAAACGCCCTCTCGCCAGCGGTGACCAGGGCAGCGAGC
Protein-coding sequences here:
- a CDS encoding GGDEF domain-containing protein, translating into MTGRTALVIALLVVLPQAFIAWLIETGSLPPGKNYFFTVPLLVAILILPLARCLAYFLVNRDLQVVNRFCQEIQQGNYGVRFDLPNEGEDEDAFIVLQRNLSRMSRDLSLRREATFQHFRAMAEEASTDPLTGLYNRRFLEQLYGRCGPGFCAEGAQISALCIDCDRFKQVNDSLGHHVGDRLLRDLAQCILGAIREGRDIPLRLGGDEFAVLLPHANLDQAEKIAHRIRQLYHQVKVPMTSLSIGIAATACQPGSCRERLDALIRAADAQAYQVKRRGGDGVARPAAEALD